From the genome of Gemmatimonadaceae bacterium, one region includes:
- a CDS encoding sensor domain-containing diguanylate cyclase encodes MTTQTSAHNVIVVGQSWSTTVSTLALLGAVAVAALAIRGSLPPAVRRHKKPLAAASMIAASLLAVLTGGASTALVTVGIAAWGMAECFGLAIGVASFALAGVSAALALEKKGPLAFTLGGATLAVAVGALPYFYARRLAAIHARRERRVTRLEAQIARPTPSRPMPTAALKRDVLLSVERTEATRDLATVEGLLRDIRDLVQADEAIFWRWSEERDALLPQAWSTEESSLPQFFRVREWGPLASWAAQERIVTSEGSDEAPLFVTAPVISTLEGGDVTLHGVLSVSSNIGLAQSREALKEWLPRFAAQLAAYLELIDMRTASSRHSRRNQALIDAMQRLQVHKSAEALGSAVCEAALEVTSGRSALLIRWLPQDAYGLVQYASRELALETGMIIGKDTLVGRTCRDGLPLLLHDARAVTRSEPAYTATLAYRPIPSLVVVPIVWEQRVIGAIVVEGAEPGSLGVEEARNVGLLAAVARAFLEKVWEIEEVSQRARTDSLTGLRNRRDFDEQLRRVLAETDRFGGSSSLILVDIDDFKNVNDTYGHEAGDAVLRQLGKILGDGVRAIDICARYGGEEMIMLLPQTPIAGATELAERLRTAIAERPVVFEGTAIRITASFGIAGYPETVPHGDWLFPAADRALYVAKHAGKNCVRSLLSSDGIPKKYQSGLQ; translated from the coding sequence GTGACGACCCAGACGAGTGCCCACAATGTCATCGTCGTCGGCCAGAGTTGGTCGACGACCGTGTCGACGCTCGCGCTGTTGGGCGCGGTCGCTGTGGCTGCTTTGGCCATTCGTGGCTCGCTTCCCCCGGCGGTCAGGCGCCACAAGAAGCCGCTCGCTGCGGCGAGCATGATTGCCGCGTCTCTTCTCGCCGTGCTCACTGGCGGCGCCAGTACCGCGCTCGTGACCGTGGGCATCGCTGCGTGGGGCATGGCCGAATGCTTCGGCCTTGCGATCGGTGTTGCTTCGTTTGCGCTCGCCGGTGTTTCTGCCGCGCTTGCCCTTGAAAAGAAGGGACCGCTGGCCTTCACGTTAGGCGGAGCCACACTCGCCGTCGCAGTGGGCGCGTTGCCGTATTTCTACGCGCGCCGCCTGGCCGCAATCCACGCGCGCCGTGAGCGCAGAGTGACTCGGCTCGAGGCGCAGATCGCGCGGCCCACGCCGTCGCGACCAATGCCCACGGCGGCGCTGAAGCGAGATGTTCTGCTCTCCGTCGAACGGACCGAGGCCACCAGGGATCTCGCGACGGTCGAAGGTCTCCTACGAGACATCCGCGATCTCGTACAGGCCGACGAGGCCATCTTTTGGCGATGGAGCGAAGAACGCGACGCGTTGCTGCCCCAGGCGTGGTCAACCGAGGAGAGCTCGCTTCCGCAATTCTTCCGCGTCCGCGAGTGGGGCCCGCTTGCGAGTTGGGCCGCGCAAGAGCGCATTGTGACCAGCGAGGGAAGTGACGAAGCGCCGTTGTTCGTCACAGCACCGGTCATCAGCACTCTCGAGGGCGGCGACGTCACCCTGCACGGCGTTCTCAGCGTGAGCAGCAACATCGGCCTTGCCCAATCTCGTGAGGCACTCAAGGAGTGGCTGCCACGCTTTGCGGCTCAGCTGGCGGCCTATCTCGAACTGATCGACATGCGCACGGCCTCGAGCAGACACAGTCGCCGCAATCAGGCCCTGATCGATGCCATGCAGCGCCTGCAAGTGCATAAGAGTGCCGAAGCACTCGGCAGCGCCGTCTGCGAAGCCGCGCTCGAAGTTACGTCAGGCCGATCGGCGCTGCTGATTCGCTGGCTTCCGCAGGACGCGTATGGCCTCGTTCAATACGCCTCGCGTGAGCTCGCTCTCGAGACCGGAATGATCATCGGCAAGGATACACTCGTCGGGCGTACCTGTCGCGATGGCCTGCCGCTGCTCCTGCACGACGCGCGCGCCGTGACTCGATCGGAGCCTGCGTACACGGCGACCCTCGCGTACCGTCCCATTCCATCGCTCGTCGTCGTGCCCATCGTCTGGGAGCAGCGCGTGATCGGCGCGATCGTCGTCGAGGGTGCGGAGCCTGGCAGCCTCGGTGTTGAGGAAGCTCGAAACGTTGGGCTCCTTGCCGCCGTCGCTCGGGCGTTCCTGGAGAAAGTCTGGGAGATTGAAGAAGTCAGTCAACGCGCGCGAACCGACTCGCTCACCGGTCTTCGCAACCGACGTGACTTCGACGAGCAACTGCGACGCGTGCTGGCCGAGACCGATCGATTCGGTGGTTCTTCCTCGCTGATTCTCGTCGACATCGATGACTTCAAGAACGTCAATGACACGTATGGCCACGAAGCAGGCGATGCGGTGCTGCGCCAGCTTGGAAAGATCCTCGGCGACGGCGTGCGAGCGATCGATATTTGCGCAAGGTACGGCGGTGAGGAGATGATCATGCTCCTTCCACAAACACCGATTGCTGGCGCGACGGAGCTTGCGGAGCGACTCCGGACGGCGATCGCCGAGCGGCCGGTGGTATTTGAAGGGACGGCGATCCGCATCACGGCCTCGTTCGGTATCGCTGGCTATCCGGAGACGGTTCCGCACGGGGATTGGCTATTTCCGGCAGCGGACCGAGCGTTGTACGTGGCGAAGCACGCGGGGAAGAATTGCGTGCGGTCTCTGCTCTCAAGCGATGGAATACCAAAGAAATACCAGAGCGGTCTACAGTGA
- the larB gene encoding nickel pincer cofactor biosynthesis protein LarB, translating into MRREHVRDLLDQVANGALGIDEALGRLSFEPAESLGFATLDHHRALRQGFPEVVFGEGKSIGHLVGIATRIAERGEGLLVTRLSTEAAAALVDRVPALELNEIARTAYLAPAKRTPRTGRGTILIVTAGTSDLPVAEEAAVTAQALGNCVSRLIDVGVAGIHRVLSRRDDLMTASVILVVAGMDGALPSVIGGLVRVPVIAVPTSVGYGASFHGLAALLTMLNSCAAGITVVNIDNGFGAAVAASRINHV; encoded by the coding sequence ATGAGACGCGAGCACGTTCGCGACTTGCTCGATCAGGTTGCGAACGGCGCTCTTGGAATCGACGAAGCGCTCGGACGTCTCTCCTTCGAGCCTGCTGAATCGTTAGGCTTCGCGACGCTCGATCATCATCGAGCGCTGCGCCAGGGTTTTCCCGAGGTCGTGTTCGGGGAGGGGAAGTCGATTGGCCATCTCGTCGGCATCGCGACTCGGATTGCCGAGCGGGGTGAGGGGTTGCTCGTGACGAGACTCTCCACCGAGGCGGCTGCCGCGCTGGTTGACCGCGTCCCAGCACTCGAGCTCAATGAGATCGCGCGCACGGCCTACCTGGCGCCGGCGAAGCGAACGCCGCGGACCGGCCGCGGAACGATCCTCATCGTGACCGCAGGAACCTCGGATCTTCCCGTGGCCGAGGAGGCCGCGGTGACTGCACAGGCCCTGGGAAACTGCGTCTCGCGGCTGATCGACGTCGGAGTCGCCGGAATCCACCGCGTGCTGTCCCGCCGCGACGACCTGATGACGGCTTCCGTTATCCTTGTCGTGGCGGGGATGGACGGTGCCTTGCCTTCCGTGATTGGGGGGCTAGTGCGCGTTCCGGTCATCGCTGTCCCCACCAGCGTCGGCTATGGCGCCTCGTTCCACGGCCTCGCCGCTCTCCTCACAATGCTGAATAGTTGCGCCGCGGGCATCACGGTCGTCAACATCGATAACGGTTTTGGCGCGGCCGTCGCGGCGTCGCGCATAAACCACGTCTGA
- the dusB gene encoding tRNA dihydrouridine synthase DusB, which produces MKRFPFELDAEVPLYLAPMAGVSESPFRRLCRRFGADVVVTEFLSAEGIRRENPATIEKLRFGSDERPIGVQIFGADTGAMGEAAAFVTDVFRPEFIDINFGCPVKKVVRRNGGSGCLRDLNLVEDVIRSVARSTHLPVTCKIRSGWNEEMRDPVSIARRCEDAGARVLTLHPRTRTQMYSGSARWEEIAAVVDALTIPVLGNGDIKSAEDAMRMQRETGCAGVMIARGSFGQPWIFDQTRDLLAGRPKRPDPTVEERFRVALDHAGMAEQYEVDPRGAAIEFRKHLGWYVKGLPGSADLRKKLHAVSSLGEVEGIFEEYLRTCDRFAAEESADQSELLEVGQS; this is translated from the coding sequence ATGAAACGCTTTCCCTTTGAGCTCGACGCCGAGGTGCCACTTTACCTCGCGCCAATGGCTGGAGTGTCGGAATCGCCCTTCCGACGCCTCTGCCGTCGCTTCGGCGCGGACGTCGTCGTCACCGAGTTCCTCTCGGCGGAAGGCATTCGTCGTGAGAATCCAGCGACAATCGAGAAGCTCCGCTTCGGCAGCGACGAGCGGCCGATTGGCGTGCAGATCTTCGGCGCCGACACCGGCGCGATGGGCGAAGCCGCCGCGTTTGTGACGGACGTCTTCCGGCCCGAATTCATCGACATCAACTTCGGCTGCCCAGTCAAGAAAGTCGTTAGGCGCAACGGTGGCTCGGGCTGCTTGCGAGATCTCAATCTGGTCGAGGACGTCATTCGGAGCGTTGCCCGCAGCACGCACCTGCCGGTGACGTGCAAGATTCGAAGCGGCTGGAACGAGGAGATGCGCGATCCCGTCAGCATCGCGCGCCGTTGCGAGGACGCCGGCGCGCGCGTGCTCACGCTCCATCCCAGGACCCGGACGCAGATGTACTCCGGGTCCGCGCGCTGGGAGGAGATCGCCGCCGTCGTCGATGCGCTGACGATTCCCGTGCTCGGCAATGGCGACATCAAGAGCGCCGAGGACGCGATGCGCATGCAGCGCGAAACCGGCTGTGCCGGCGTCATGATCGCTCGCGGTTCATTCGGCCAGCCGTGGATCTTCGACCAGACGCGAGACCTCCTCGCCGGGCGGCCGAAGCGGCCGGATCCGACCGTCGAGGAGCGCTTCCGTGTCGCTCTGGATCACGCAGGGATGGCCGAGCAATACGAGGTCGACCCGCGCGGCGCCGCGATCGAATTCCGGAAACACCTCGGTTGGTACGTGAAGGGTCTCCCGGGTTCGGCCGATCTGCGCAAGAAGCTCCATGCCGTGTCGTCGTTAGGCGAAGTCGAGGGTATCTTCGAGGAGTACCTCCGAACCTGCGACCGCTTTGCCGCCGAGGAGAGCGCGGACCAGTCGGAGCTGCTCGAGGTTGGCCAGTCATGA
- a CDS encoding PTS sugar transporter subunit IIA, which translates to MELREFFSEDAIQLNLQGTTKDDILKELIALLKLDEKSDGMLFKMLKRRENLGSTGIGRGIAIPHCRSLVVNRLRVAFGRKASGVDFKAIDEKPVNFLFLIVAPPLEVSNQYLPVLGKIAQFSKEPDVPQRLLTITEPKQFLALLEEKGV; encoded by the coding sequence ATGGAACTGCGCGAATTCTTCAGCGAGGATGCAATTCAGCTGAACCTGCAGGGTACGACGAAGGACGACATTCTAAAAGAGCTTATCGCACTGCTGAAGTTGGACGAGAAATCCGACGGCATGTTGTTCAAGATGCTCAAGCGACGCGAGAATCTCGGCTCGACCGGCATCGGCCGCGGGATTGCAATTCCCCACTGCCGCTCCCTTGTCGTGAATCGGTTACGCGTCGCCTTCGGCCGCAAGGCAAGCGGCGTCGATTTCAAGGCGATCGATGAGAAACCTGTAAACTTCCTCTTTCTCATCGTCGCGCCCCCGCTCGAGGTGTCGAATCAATATCTCCCGGTGCTCGGGAAGATCGCGCAGTTCAGCAAGGAGCCGGACGTGCCGCAACGATTGTTGACGATTACGGAACCCAAACAGTTCCTCGCGCTCCTCGAGGAGAAAGGGGTCTGA
- the guaA gene encoding glutamine-hydrolyzing GMP synthase, which produces MMSSRVLIIDYGSQYTQLIARRVREARVYSEIHPPTVSVEFIREWAPTGIIFSGGPNSVYGENVPTAQRAMLDIAPVLGVCYGMNLIAYLNGGEVALAEGREYGRAEVRVCAGSGPLFKGFETQEAFVAWMSHGDQVRSLPRGFVSIASSDSSPIAAFRHESKPWYGVQFHPEVAHTPRGSELLANFLFEVCGATPSWTPSALIDDEVAKIRNVVGNRRAICGLSGGVDSSVAATLVHRAIGDQLTCVFVDTGLLRLHEREQVERTFRAHLGIELITVDASQRFLDALEGVADPEEKRRIIGHTFIDVFEDATHNIGDADFLVQGTLYPDVIESASPRGGPSVTIKTHHNVGGLKPGMRFKLIEPLRELFKDEVRNVGRELGLPEAMIGRHPFPGPGLGIRVLGPITRDALDVLRQADAIYLEEIRDAGLYDRIWQAFAVLLPIRSVGVMGDYRTYENVVALRAVTSTDGMTADWYEFPHDALGRISSRIINEVRGINRVVYDVSSKPPATIEWE; this is translated from the coding sequence ATGATGAGCTCTCGCGTTCTCATCATCGATTACGGCTCCCAATACACGCAACTGATCGCGCGTCGGGTACGTGAGGCGCGCGTGTACTCCGAGATCCACCCGCCGACAGTGTCGGTCGAATTCATACGCGAGTGGGCGCCGACGGGAATCATTTTCAGCGGCGGCCCCAACTCCGTGTACGGAGAGAACGTTCCAACGGCGCAGCGCGCCATGCTCGACATCGCGCCGGTGCTCGGCGTCTGCTATGGGATGAACCTCATCGCGTACCTCAATGGCGGAGAAGTCGCTCTAGCCGAGGGCCGCGAATATGGACGCGCCGAAGTGCGCGTTTGTGCGGGCAGCGGACCGCTCTTCAAGGGTTTCGAGACGCAGGAGGCCTTTGTTGCGTGGATGAGCCACGGCGATCAGGTGCGCTCGCTGCCACGCGGCTTCGTGAGTATCGCGAGCAGCGACAGCTCGCCGATCGCGGCGTTCCGACATGAGTCGAAGCCGTGGTATGGCGTGCAATTCCATCCGGAGGTGGCTCACACACCGCGCGGCAGCGAGCTCCTTGCGAACTTTCTCTTCGAGGTCTGCGGCGCGACGCCCTCATGGACGCCCAGTGCGCTCATCGACGACGAAGTTGCAAAGATTCGAAACGTCGTCGGCAATCGGCGCGCGATCTGCGGATTGTCCGGCGGGGTGGACTCTTCGGTCGCGGCAACACTCGTGCACCGCGCGATCGGCGATCAGCTCACCTGTGTATTCGTGGACACCGGGTTGCTTCGGCTGCACGAGCGCGAACAGGTGGAGCGCACGTTCCGGGCTCACCTCGGCATCGAGCTGATCACGGTCGATGCGTCGCAGCGATTCCTGGATGCGCTCGAGGGCGTGGCGGATCCGGAGGAAAAGCGCCGAATCATCGGCCACACCTTCATCGACGTCTTCGAGGACGCAACGCACAACATCGGCGACGCGGATTTTCTGGTGCAGGGCACGCTGTATCCGGACGTCATCGAATCAGCATCCCCGCGCGGCGGTCCTTCGGTGACGATCAAGACGCACCACAACGTTGGCGGACTCAAACCGGGGATGCGCTTCAAGCTCATCGAGCCGTTGCGCGAGCTCTTCAAGGACGAAGTGCGCAACGTGGGACGCGAGCTTGGGCTTCCTGAAGCGATGATCGGCCGTCATCCCTTCCCGGGGCCGGGCCTTGGTATTCGCGTCCTGGGTCCGATCACTCGTGACGCGCTCGACGTCCTGCGACAGGCGGACGCGATCTATCTCGAGGAGATCCGCGACGCAGGTCTTTACGACCGGATTTGGCAAGCATTCGCCGTGCTCCTCCCGATCCGCAGCGTCGGCGTGATGGGCGACTACCGGACCTATGAGAACGTCGTCGCCTTACGAGCGGTGACGAGCACGGACGGCATGACCGCCGACTGGTACGAGTTTCCTCACGATGCGCTGGGAAGGATCTCCAGCCGGATCATCAACGAGGTCCGCGGGATCAATCGCGTCGTGTACGATGTGAGCTCGAAACCGCCCGCGACGATCGAATGGGAATAG
- a CDS encoding metallophosphoesterase — translation MRIGLMSDSHDRVPAVAELLRLMIAGGVGMVLHGGDYCAPFVLKPFEETKLSLAGVYGNNDGDKQGLLTRAQSAFGTELFDSPHSFEIGGQRLLLVHDIGDVQQRSIESHAIVVHGGTHKQEMKSRGDTLIVNPGEACGWLYGTPSAAILDLDTKQVEFLVLDPAEWRR, via the coding sequence ATGCGCATCGGTCTGATGTCCGACTCGCACGACCGCGTCCCCGCTGTGGCCGAGCTGCTGCGCCTGATGATCGCCGGCGGCGTCGGCATGGTCCTTCACGGCGGCGACTACTGCGCGCCCTTTGTTCTCAAGCCGTTCGAGGAGACAAAGCTTTCGCTCGCCGGCGTCTACGGCAACAATGACGGGGACAAGCAAGGTCTGTTGACGCGCGCGCAAAGCGCCTTCGGCACGGAGCTCTTCGACTCGCCGCACAGCTTCGAGATCGGCGGCCAACGACTGCTCCTCGTCCACGACATTGGTGACGTGCAACAGCGCTCGATCGAGTCGCATGCGATCGTCGTGCATGGCGGGACGCACAAGCAGGAGATGAAATCGCGCGGCGACACGTTGATCGTGAATCCAGGTGAAGCGTGCGGCTGGCTTTACGGAACACCATCGGCCGCCATCCTGGATCTGGATACAAAACAGGTGGAATTTCTCGTTCTGGACCCAGCTGAATGGCGTCGATGA
- the lysA gene encoding diaminopimelate decarboxylase, with the protein MGQSVLSAGFVRSAGVLRCEGIPLDAIAEAAGTPSYVYSTATVRNRYELLEETLAPVPHRIHYTLKANSNRAVLRFVHGLGAGADVVSGGELFRALQAGFRGDEIIFGGVGKTEHELGEALDAQVLLVNVESEMELHLLDHMAARRRVRAPVSIRVNPEITVDAAHQYIRTGERGHKFGVPFDDARRVAELAASLPHLTLLGLDMHLGSQLSRVDPYRVGTERLTTIAADLRERGVGSLRYLDIGGGLGVRYDTEEPPDLGRFAQSVLPLVAESGLQLIMEPGRFVVGNAGVLLTRVLYRKHSGGKEYVITDAGMTELLRPSHYGAFHRIEAVQASDDRVRADVVGPVCESGDFLALDREVQNVRPGDLLAVFDVGAYGFVMSSNYNSRPRGAEVLVDGDRFAIVTERETYETLVQQEVDDPEWRS; encoded by the coding sequence ATGGGCCAGAGCGTACTGAGCGCGGGCTTTGTGCGGAGCGCCGGCGTGCTGCGCTGCGAGGGTATTCCCCTCGACGCCATTGCCGAGGCGGCGGGCACCCCGAGCTATGTCTACAGCACGGCGACCGTGCGCAACCGGTACGAGCTACTCGAGGAGACGCTCGCGCCCGTTCCGCATCGGATTCACTATACGCTCAAGGCGAATTCGAATCGAGCGGTCCTCCGCTTCGTGCATGGGCTGGGCGCCGGCGCCGATGTCGTCTCCGGGGGAGAGCTATTTCGCGCGCTGCAAGCGGGCTTTCGTGGAGACGAGATCATCTTCGGCGGTGTGGGGAAGACCGAACACGAGTTGGGTGAAGCGCTGGATGCGCAGGTCTTGCTCGTGAACGTCGAGTCGGAGATGGAGCTTCATCTCCTCGACCACATGGCGGCACGGCGTCGCGTACGCGCACCCGTCTCGATCCGCGTCAATCCGGAAATCACGGTGGATGCAGCACATCAGTACATTCGGACCGGCGAGCGCGGTCACAAGTTCGGCGTTCCGTTCGACGACGCGCGCCGCGTTGCGGAGCTCGCCGCGTCGCTGCCACATCTCACGCTCCTCGGGCTCGACATGCACCTGGGCTCGCAACTCTCGCGCGTTGACCCGTATCGAGTCGGCACCGAGCGCCTAACGACCATCGCGGCCGACCTCCGCGAGCGCGGCGTTGGGTCGCTTCGCTACCTCGACATCGGCGGCGGCCTTGGGGTGCGCTACGATACGGAAGAGCCGCCCGATCTCGGCCGATTCGCGCAGTCGGTGCTGCCGCTCGTCGCCGAGAGCGGGTTGCAGCTGATCATGGAGCCAGGTCGATTCGTCGTCGGCAACGCGGGCGTGCTTCTGACACGCGTGCTCTATCGAAAGCACAGCGGTGGCAAAGAATACGTCATCACGGATGCGGGCATGACCGAGCTCCTCCGCCCATCGCACTACGGCGCCTTCCATCGTATCGAGGCAGTACAGGCCAGCGACGATCGCGTCCGTGCGGACGTCGTTGGACCGGTGTGCGAGAGCGGGGATTTCCTCGCGCTCGATCGCGAGGTCCAGAACGTGCGCCCCGGCGACCTCCTCGCGGTCTTCGACGTTGGCGCGTATGGCTTCGTCATGTCGTCGAACTACAATAGTCGTCCGCGTGGCGCCGAAGTGCTGGTCGACGGCGATCGCTTCGCCATCGTCACGGAGCGGGAGACGTACGAGACCCTGGTGCAGCAAGAGGTCGATGACCCGGAGTGGAGGAGCTGA
- the proS gene encoding proline--tRNA ligase: MAEEKRLTTRAEDFSAWYNEVVLRAELADYSPVRGCMVIRPNGYGIWERMQRTLDDMFKETGHKNAYFPLFIPESFLHREAQHVEGFAPETAVVTHGGGKKLEEPLIVRPTSETIIYSMFAKWVQSYRDLPLLINQWANVVRWEMRTRLFLRTLEFLWQEGHTAHATHDEAEEEARKILGLYRDFMEGWMAMPVITGRKTDSERFAGAVRTYACEAMMQDNKALQAGTSHNLGQNFAKVFDLKFQAESGNMEFAWNTSWGVSTRLVGGLVMTHGDDKGVRIPPLLAPTEIVIVPIYRTDDERGRVLEATTRILSTLTGWERRDPGRLRVHLDARQGIKPGAKYYEWELRGVPLRVEIGPKDLDKNQAVLVRRDSGEKHPASLDSLGEDASDLLARIQLDMLAVARDRQDTNSVRGDVDYDRFRQIMEGEGAFVYAGWCGDAACEARIKEETKATIRVLPDEEFRSAEAPTHCLRCNQAATTEAVWARAY; encoded by the coding sequence ATGGCAGAGGAGAAGAGACTCACAACCCGCGCGGAAGACTTCAGCGCCTGGTATAACGAGGTCGTGCTCCGTGCGGAACTGGCTGATTATTCGCCGGTTCGCGGCTGCATGGTCATTCGCCCCAATGGCTACGGCATCTGGGAGCGCATGCAGCGCACATTGGACGACATGTTCAAGGAGACGGGCCACAAGAACGCGTACTTCCCGCTGTTCATCCCCGAGAGCTTTCTGCATCGCGAGGCGCAGCACGTGGAAGGCTTCGCGCCCGAAACCGCCGTCGTCACGCACGGCGGCGGCAAGAAGCTCGAGGAGCCGCTCATCGTTAGGCCCACGTCCGAAACGATCATCTACTCGATGTTCGCCAAGTGGGTGCAGAGCTATCGCGACCTGCCCCTGCTCATCAATCAATGGGCGAATGTCGTGCGCTGGGAGATGCGCACGCGGCTCTTCCTGCGCACACTCGAGTTCCTCTGGCAGGAGGGCCACACCGCACACGCCACGCACGACGAGGCAGAGGAGGAGGCGCGCAAGATTCTCGGGCTCTATCGCGATTTCATGGAAGGCTGGATGGCGATGCCCGTCATCACCGGCCGGAAGACCGATTCGGAGCGGTTTGCCGGCGCAGTGCGCACGTACGCATGCGAAGCAATGATGCAGGACAACAAGGCGCTACAGGCGGGCACCTCGCACAATCTGGGGCAAAACTTCGCGAAAGTTTTTGATCTCAAGTTCCAAGCGGAATCAGGGAATATGGAATTCGCCTGGAACACGAGCTGGGGCGTCTCGACGCGTCTCGTCGGCGGACTCGTCATGACACATGGCGACGACAAGGGGGTTCGCATTCCGCCGCTCCTCGCGCCCACCGAGATCGTCATCGTGCCGATCTATCGCACGGACGACGAGCGCGGCCGGGTGCTCGAGGCGACGACGCGGATTCTCTCGACGCTCACCGGTTGGGAACGCCGCGATCCCGGCCGTCTGCGCGTCCATCTCGACGCGCGGCAGGGCATCAAGCCCGGCGCGAAGTACTACGAGTGGGAGCTCCGCGGCGTGCCGCTGCGCGTGGAGATCGGTCCCAAGGATCTCGACAAGAATCAGGCGGTGCTCGTTAGGCGCGACAGCGGCGAGAAGCACCCTGCGTCCCTCGACTCGCTCGGCGAGGATGCCAGCGATCTCCTGGCGCGCATTCAACTCGACATGCTCGCGGTCGCGCGCGACCGGCAGGACACGAACAGCGTTCGCGGCGACGTCGATTACGACCGCTTCCGCCAGATCATGGAGGGCGAAGGCGCCTTCGTCTATGCTGGCTGGTGTGGAGACGCCGCATGCGAAGCGCGCATCAAGGAAGAAACCAAAGCGACCATCCGCGTCCTGCCTGACGAGGAGTTCCGCTCGGCCGAGGCGCCGACCCATTGCTTGCGTTGCAACCAGGCCGCGACGACCGAAGCCGTATGGGCCAGAGCGTACTGA
- the hisS gene encoding histidine--tRNA ligase: MAQGALPGFRDFYPAEFAQRAYIARIWREVARRYAFVEYDGPPLEALELYTKKSGDEIVGQLYNFTDKGGREVALRPEMTPTLARMVAAKANALRKPVRWFSLPQLFRYERQQKGRLREHFQLNVDIIGEKDVTADAELLAVAIDVMRECGLSPDDVRARVSDRRLLRALLERLGVGEERLGDVFGVIDKIERQPREVSAEKLAALKMTPESRDALFHLMDGVTLDALRAAYGDTPAVAERIAELERYYAYLQDLGVADWVQLDLSIVRGLAYYTGIVFELFDARGEFRAICGGGRYDNLLKSLGGTDLPALGFGMGDVVLGELLRARGFSDAPMEEPDFWVAAAESGDLRDVMRAATALRRAGGAAEYALRTQTISKQRKAASSAGATYFVTVGQDGSIGLDEVQPVEGASASLIERFTQMPKTLASLVSLVRDSKTLA, encoded by the coding sequence ATGGCTCAAGGCGCCCTGCCCGGCTTTCGCGATTTCTATCCCGCCGAGTTCGCCCAGCGCGCTTACATCGCGCGCATTTGGCGCGAGGTCGCGCGACGGTATGCTTTCGTCGAGTACGACGGCCCACCGCTCGAAGCGCTCGAGCTGTACACGAAGAAGAGTGGTGACGAAATAGTCGGACAGTTGTACAACTTTACCGACAAGGGCGGCCGCGAGGTCGCGCTGCGCCCAGAGATGACGCCAACGCTCGCGCGCATGGTGGCGGCCAAGGCGAACGCGCTGCGGAAGCCGGTGCGGTGGTTCTCGCTGCCGCAGCTGTTTCGGTACGAGCGTCAACAGAAGGGACGACTGCGCGAACACTTTCAACTCAACGTCGACATCATCGGCGAGAAGGATGTCACTGCCGACGCCGAGCTGCTTGCCGTCGCGATCGACGTGATGCGCGAGTGCGGTTTGTCGCCGGACGATGTCCGCGCGCGCGTCAGCGATCGCCGGCTTCTGCGTGCCTTGCTGGAGCGTCTCGGCGTGGGAGAAGAGAGACTGGGTGATGTGTTCGGCGTGATCGACAAGATCGAGCGCCAGCCGCGCGAAGTATCGGCGGAGAAACTTGCGGCGTTGAAAATGACACCGGAGTCGCGCGACGCGCTGTTTCACCTCATGGATGGCGTGACGCTCGACGCGCTGCGTGCCGCGTACGGCGACACGCCGGCCGTTGCCGAACGGATCGCCGAGCTCGAAAGGTATTACGCGTATTTGCAAGATCTCGGCGTTGCCGATTGGGTGCAGCTCGACCTCTCGATCGTGCGAGGTCTTGCGTATTACACCGGCATCGTGTTCGAGCTGTTCGATGCGCGGGGAGAATTTCGCGCGATCTGTGGCGGCGGGCGCTATGACAACTTGCTCAAGTCGCTCGGCGGCACGGATCTGCCCGCGCTCGGCTTCGGCATGGGAGACGTCGTCCTCGGCGAGTTGCTGCGCGCGCGCGGCTTCAGCGATGCGCCCATGGAGGAGCCTGATTTCTGGGTTGCCGCCGCGGAGAGCGGCGATCTCCGTGACGTGATGCGCGCTGCCACGGCGTTGCGCCGCGCTGGTGGTGCAGCCGAGTACGCGCTGCGCACACAAACGATCAGCAAGCAGCGAAAAGCCGCTTCCTCGGCGGGCGCGACGTATTTCGTAACCGTCGGCCAGGATGGCAGTATTGGACTCGATGAGGTGCAACCGGTCGAAGGCGCCAGCGCGAGTCTCATCGAACGATTCACGCAGATGCCAAAGACGCTCGCGAGTCTCGTGAGCCTCGTCCGCGATTCAAAGACACTTGCTTAG